One Acropora palmata chromosome 2, jaAcrPala1.3, whole genome shotgun sequence genomic window, GGGTTGGCGTAGGCTTGAGAGCACCGGCCTTCCACCAATGCGACATGGACAGAACTAAACTAAGCTTACTTGTAGTTGGAAACCTTCGCAAAATGCACCTAAAGCTATTCAGTAGCTATAGTGAAGCACGCATACCCTGATCAATTGGTAAGTCACTGAGCTCACATTGGGGGTAGCTTTGCCTGAAAAGTTCTCCGATTGGCAACCTTGTCCCGAGAGCCCTGGGAACACGGTTGTACGGTAGGAAATTTAAAAAGCCAATGGAACCGAAACCTTGTGGAGTTTTAAGCATACTACACATGAAGAAGTACATGCAATTGTTATTTGCATTAACCATTTGTGGTGTATCTGCTTAGAATCGTTGatgcaaaataaatcaaatataCACAGAGTGCTCTAATTCTATACGTTCCCATGGTAGTTAACACTGGTCAGCGCTAACCGTGCTTCGTGAAACTCGCGATTGTTAATTCCTTTCGCTAGAAAAAAACGACCCAAATTAGTGACCATTGAAAACTCCACCCTTAACATACAACAAACGGCCAACATGTTATGGGGCCTTAAACCCAACatttcaatttcactttcCATTGACAAGAGGCTGGTAAAAATCTGGAGAAAATACTGGGAAAGGGCCCTCTCGACCCATTATGACGCAGTGAACTCCGCATGTGTTTGTGCTTTGACGAatggctaacgctcaaaacgatTGATTTCTCATCTCCTCACGGTAAAAATTTTACCCTTACCAACTTgtttaatggggacatagtttttgacgttgttaaccctttcccgttcaaggggttccccagtgacgagtaaaatcgtctggcgttagacagagtaaaatctataagtgctctgagcgctcattcggcagttaggGGTTAaatgataccaaattttatgTGTTTGAGCAAACCGACTAGTACTTCTTTAGAACTTATTTCAGTGACTCGCTCTCGCAAGCCCCGTCTCGCCGTGAGTGTCACTTACAGACGctaaataacaattaataaGTACAAACAAAATTGCCTTAGCTTAGGTTACGATATGAGAGATATTCAGTCCGCTTCTTGTGATATGTTTATTCCAACTAAGTTGTGCTTTAAGCGAAATAGAGACAAGACTATATTTTTTTCCGAGACGCCTTCGTGGACACTATCGTTGCTGTGTTCGATCacgagaaatttcaaaggctgacgttttctaaCTCTGATTGGATATATTCAAGTTCCCCTCTCTTTGGGAGTGTCCTCATGACCTTACGTTAATTGGATCATTTGCAATTCTAGCATTTTAATTGGTGATCACCTCACAAACCGATCAGGCGTTGTATTAATAGAACTCCATGAAATTCAAGCAGAATTTCAAAGTATCAAAACTTTCAGATTGCTTATAGTGACATTCAGTTAAACAATCATTCCAAACGTACACCCGTGTTAAATGTCAAGCTTTTTTTACAGCCAAGTTCAATGAGTTGATAAGACTCTTTCTCTTATAGTACACAGGCTCTCAGAGTAATCACACATCACCAGCCAACGCTCTCTCAAGCTGTAACTTTTAATCTCCTGAAATTCTTTACTTTTTCAAGACAGGCTCGTGCACATTTAACTGTTTTGAGCCAGGAATAGCACAGCATGGCGTCAAATTTCAGAGCTTACTCCCCCTCAATTGAGGAAAGCACATTTATTTAAATCTTGGTAGTAATTACTGAACTTGAATCAAGTTTTAGGGAATGCCCTGCTCTAGGACGTACTTAGTAGACATAAAATCTAAGTATGTCTTTATACCATTTACGGAGTTACTCAGTAAAAGCAATACCAAAGCAAAGCATTGGAATTTGATTTTAACTAATCATGACTGAACAAGAATGTCATTGTCTTTTGTTTACGACCAACGCCATCACTTCTCGTCAATCTGCAAGATTGCACTTGATAAATACGCGACTCTTGAACTGGGACAAAGTTTAAAGATTCAGTGTATTTGGAGGAGAGGTTTGCAAACTGCAAATCTATCGCTGAACTAAGGTACACTGATCTTCGCGCCGAACATCTCTGCAGactgaaattttgtttgacGTTAATTATGTTTTAAGAAATACACTTCAAGTGCTTAAAACAGTTTACTTACCGGGGATTCGGAGAATAACTCGGGTCTTGAGAAACGCAAAAAGAAGCTTTTTATTCGAAATTCATGAGCCAATACGGCTTTCCACCACGTCCAAGTGTCTGGCATACAGAATCAGCGTAAACGCGTGTATTTGTTAAGGTAGAATTTTGGGCATCTGATAGGTAATTAATGCAAATGTTAGAGGGGCTTTAAACGGCGTTTTTGGCGGTCGAAGAATACGCTTCATTGATCAAGCAGATGAAATAACTGAGCATTATACAATGCCCAAAGAGTAAAATTATGCGTTTCATTTGAACCTATCCTGATACTGAAGTTTGTTTATCAAGAGGCGATCCACAACTCTAAGAAGTGATGTTTTTGTCAGGTTGAGGAAGGTGATTCCTTGATAGCTTTGAGCATGAGCGGTTAGAGTGCTTTCTTGCTTTTATAACGAGAGGGTAATTTATGGATTCCCGCCCGAAATCAGTTGCCGGGTTATGCCGACCAGTGAAGCGTTACCCGAAAACGTCGGAGGAAATTATTCAAGACACTTAGttattgaaagcaaaagtttgtttcaagGCGCAATGGGAGGTTGCTGCAGAGTGCTCGGTCAAGAATGCAGTATAAGAAATCTTGGTTTACGATTCCATGATGCAAGAGCGTTTACAGATTCACCGGTAAGTAGAACGAAATTTTGTACTGGCAAAGCATTATTAAACTGACGGAAATTGAAGATTCGTCAAAGAGGCACAACTTTCTGAGTGTCGCCCCTTAGGCACAAATTTTATTCTAGCATGCTCGGATTTTGATTAAAGTAGTTTATCTGCTTTCAGTTTCAGTAAAGTGTTTTAAATAGCAGAATTCGGTCCGATAGAAGAGTTCAGGTACCACGCCGAGAGTGTGGCGGAGATCTTTGAACAATCTCAAGTTCTCCTAACAAACTAATCCACTAGTTTCTTAACGTCTGAAAAGAAGAATGTTacaaagtgaagagtgatcatcgcagtaattttttttaaagcaattggaaggaagaagcctgaaaaatatcaatttactacgatgatcattcttcactttcatctacaaccgcagtacaaaatatgaatttcatatatatttcacaagaATGTTACAGTTGCTTAGAGCAAATACGATAACTGCTGCTAAGGGTTCATATTGGATTGAAAGgaaagaacaatgaaaactgAAAGACGTTTCCTGAAATGGCGTTGATAAATTGGAATGCATCCATGTAgctggttttcacgttacgtcatagccgccatgttggtagacgaaaacaaaagatttctcattagcttcttttgttcgtccaccagctattgtacattgcagcattgttatctgtgtccctagagattggtcGCAAACCACCTATTTACAATGTTCAGTTGTTCATGAATTACTATGGGGATGTGCatttatcataataataaacGAGGCAAATTGCTGATTACATTGAACCGAAGAGGCATTGAAAAAGTAGACTATCACGTTTCTGTGGCAGCATCAATACATTCCTTTCAGCCTTTCCCAACGAGTGCTTTTCTGTAACTTTGGAATAAtctaacagaaaaaaaaaatcaccattGAGTAAGAACCTACGGCGTAAATGTCCTGAAATGAGCGGTAATGATATTCAAAGATTTGAAGAAACTGATGGCTGAACGATTCTTAACAATTGCGCGTTGATTTTAATATTACTCCTCTCTGCTGTCAAAAGAAGgagtatttttctttgttcgttCCCTTTAGGAGCTCAAAGGTGTCAGATCCATTTGAATACGCTGCGTGCGGACGCGAAAATTTTCGTATccgcaaaaaaatatttgcggaaaaaaaaatttccggatacgtgtggacatGTGTTCGAGGACATTTTCGCAGCGGAATACGTCTTACGGTCCGATAGCCCAATTGAGCATTTAACACGAAAAGACAGTTGAGCATGCGACTTAGGATTTCAATGGAATCCCTATACACAAAGTTTACGCAAGAgaagttgatttttttgagTCTTACTTCCTAAAAAAGGATTAAATGTCATATCACTCAGACGAATTCTCGTGCATGTACTTGTAGATTGATTTGTGGTGGACTTCCTTCGAAGGTAGCTTCTTTGTATTCCTGAAACAGGAAAGCGGAAATTTGTTAACCACACAGCGCTAACCGCACACATTCGTTGGGAGTTCTGGGTAGTTTCTGTCTTCTGCAGGGACTGATGGTCAATTTGGCGATTCATTAGTAATTGCAATTTTGTGTCAGGGCTCCTCAGGAATCTTCCTTAATAGAGCAAAATTGTCCATTGGTTGGAACTTACCTTTAAGCGCCTAATGAACAATGGGAAAATAGCGTAGTCCACAGCGAGGAGCGCGACATTTGATATTCGGTTAAATCAGTTTCAAACTTCGCTCTGACAGCAGCCTGTATTTGTTTTCAGTGGTTTCTCGTTTTAAATATTGACTGCCTCCCAGCTTACGACCCCGGACGCTATCATTGTAAAGCGCGTTTAAGTTTATCCATAGGGAAAATGAACTAGCAGTAAATGAATTTCAATCCTTCCAAGTCGTCGATGAAAATGGCCACACAAAATACCCATAACTAGGGGTGAGCACTATAGCTATGATACCACGTTTCAGTACACGAAGCTAATTTTAGACGcgttttaaaataactttggaATTGAGGACATTGTTAGAATAACAGCGTATACAATACGGGCGTCCTAGGGGTAAGTGGGTAGTAGGGGTAAGTGGCTAGGAAAAGGGGTAAGGGAGAGGGAAGGGCCTGTGAGGAGGTTAGGGGAGGGGGGCGCGCTCATTAGAGTTCTTCTCTGCCCTCGCGTGTCTCGCGCGTTGTGTCACAGACTCTATGAGAGCTTCCAACTATGCCTGTTGTGCAGAATAAAGCGCAGAGAAAGAGAGAACATAACTGCTTATTGTAACGACTtggttaatttttgtttcatcacAGCTTCCAAGACCCCTGTTTGCGCTACTTCGTTTCCTGTATGCTGCTCTCGCGATTGGCGATCTAGTATGGATTGGACTGGATCGGCCAAACGGAGAGTGGATCATACACTTCGGAAACTGGAGTCGTATCGTGACAGccctgttttttctttttggttcaATCATTGCACTTCTTTCCTCGGCGTGTGTATCGAGGGAAAGCGATCAATATGATAGGATCACGCAGGAGGACGACCAAAGCCACTCATTCCTGGATCCAGATTCCAACTCCTGCGGTGTAAAACCAGGAGAGAAGGATGATTCAAACTCGCCGTCAAAGACCGACA contains:
- the LOC141868547 gene encoding uncharacterized protein LOC141868547, with amino-acid sequence MPTSEALPENVGGNYSRHLVIESKSLFQGAMGGCCRVLGQECSIRNLGLRFHDARAFTDSPLPRPLFALLRFLYAALAIGDLVWIGLDRPNGEWIIHFGNWSRIVTALFFLFGSIIALLSSACVSRESDQYDRITQEDDQSHSFLDPDSNSCGVKPGEKDDSNSPSKTDNLSCHHRLLWFLHTLAFNSSFVCLVAYFAYFYEERYTLLGMLDFPRHVLYLVLLIVDILASYIPVRLWHVMYAYIFSGVFVIFTVVLIVVETKIDFSADPVIYPSLESRSKPLIYTAILSLFLIAGAPVAQMVFYILYRIRACLMSS